In Streptomyces durocortorensis, a genomic segment contains:
- a CDS encoding phage tail protein, whose translation MAEGDALSTHVFGVQLGGYLVESIQEISGMTVEEEVVEVRQVTAEGKQIIRKQPGARQAGEVTITRGLDQSSEFTTWIKETLNNGAVDTARQNLTIEIKDSTGETVRRIQLMQGWASKWEGPSLKAGESSAATETVTITFEEIVVE comes from the coding sequence ATGGCAGAGGGCGACGCTCTTTCCACCCACGTCTTCGGCGTTCAGCTCGGCGGCTACCTCGTGGAGTCCATCCAGGAGATCAGCGGCATGACCGTCGAGGAAGAAGTCGTCGAGGTCCGTCAGGTGACCGCCGAGGGCAAGCAGATCATCCGCAAGCAGCCCGGCGCACGCCAGGCGGGCGAGGTGACGATCACCCGCGGTCTCGACCAGAGCAGCGAGTTCACCACCTGGATCAAGGAGACGCTCAACAACGGCGCCGTCGACACCGCGCGCCAGAACCTCACGATCGAGATCAAGGACTCGACCGGTGAGACGGTGCGCCGCATCCAGCTGATGCAGGGCTGGGCCTCCAAGTGGGAGGGCCCGTCCCTCAAGGCGGGCGAGTCCAGCGCCGCGACCGAGACGGTGACCATCACCTTCGAGGAGATCGTCGTCGAATGA
- a CDS encoding phage tail sheath family protein has product MPSYLTPGVYVEEVQSGARPIEGVGTAVAAFVGFAETGPFHQPTLVTNWDQYVQTFGTFTADTYLTHAVYGFFANGGGAAYIVRIGGPAQGASESGGTGRDTVTQAPAPLALGGFLVSAKPGTGADLSVEVADPEGENPPEDRFRLLVRQGGKVAETYDVSTRKNVKGYLVTQTRDSKLIQVTEQAGTAQSRPEKQTVALAPATAAAPGAGVARLDPSEYVGDASARTGFAGLEAIDEITMVAVPDLMSAYQRGDIDAEGVKTVQLAVISHCEQMGDRVAVLDTPPGMNAQRVRTWRNDDAGYDSRYAALYYPWVKVFDPASGRNSLVPPSGHVAGVWARSDGERGVHKAPANEVIRGAVDLEIRLSKGEQDLLNPIGVNCVRAFPGRGIRIWGARTLSSDPAWRYLNVRRLFNYLEESILLGTQWVVFEPNDDRLWSSIRRNVTAFLTEEWRRGALFGRTAEEAFYVRCDRSNNPQESIDLGQVVCEIGVAPVKPAEFVIFRLSQFSDSTSLVDE; this is encoded by the coding sequence ATGCCGTCGTACCTCACCCCCGGTGTTTACGTGGAGGAGGTGCAGTCCGGAGCACGTCCCATCGAGGGAGTCGGCACCGCGGTCGCAGCCTTCGTCGGCTTCGCCGAGACGGGCCCCTTCCACCAGCCGACGCTGGTGACCAACTGGGACCAGTACGTCCAGACGTTCGGCACCTTCACCGCCGACACCTACCTGACGCACGCCGTCTACGGCTTCTTCGCCAACGGCGGCGGCGCGGCCTACATCGTGCGCATCGGCGGCCCCGCACAGGGCGCCTCGGAGAGCGGCGGCACGGGCCGGGACACGGTCACGCAGGCCCCCGCACCTCTCGCACTCGGCGGGTTCCTCGTCTCCGCCAAGCCCGGCACGGGCGCCGACCTCTCCGTCGAGGTCGCCGACCCCGAGGGCGAGAACCCCCCGGAGGACCGCTTCCGGCTGCTGGTGCGGCAGGGCGGCAAGGTCGCCGAGACGTACGACGTCTCCACCCGCAAGAACGTCAAGGGCTACCTGGTCACCCAGACCCGTGACTCCAAACTCATCCAGGTGACCGAGCAGGCCGGCACGGCCCAGAGCCGCCCCGAGAAGCAGACCGTCGCCCTCGCCCCGGCCACGGCCGCCGCCCCCGGTGCCGGCGTGGCGCGGCTGGACCCCTCCGAGTACGTGGGCGACGCCTCCGCGCGCACCGGGTTCGCGGGCCTTGAGGCGATCGACGAGATCACCATGGTCGCCGTGCCGGACCTGATGAGCGCCTACCAGCGCGGGGACATCGACGCGGAGGGCGTCAAGACCGTGCAGCTGGCGGTCATTTCGCACTGTGAGCAGATGGGGGACCGGGTCGCGGTCCTCGACACCCCGCCCGGGATGAACGCCCAGCGGGTCCGCACCTGGCGCAACGACGACGCCGGTTACGACTCCCGCTACGCCGCCCTCTACTACCCCTGGGTCAAGGTCTTCGACCCGGCGAGCGGCCGTAACTCCCTGGTCCCGCCGAGCGGTCACGTGGCCGGTGTCTGGGCGCGCAGCGACGGCGAGCGCGGAGTGCACAAGGCCCCCGCCAACGAGGTCATCCGCGGCGCGGTGGACCTGGAGATCCGCCTCAGCAAGGGCGAGCAGGACCTCCTCAACCCGATCGGCGTCAACTGCGTGCGCGCCTTCCCCGGCCGCGGCATCCGCATCTGGGGCGCCCGCACCCTCTCCTCCGACCCGGCCTGGCGCTACCTGAACGTGCGCCGCCTCTTCAACTACCTGGAGGAATCCATCCTCCTGGGCACCCAGTGGGTGGTGTTCGAGCCGAACGACGACCGCCTCTGGTCCAGCATCCGGCGCAACGTCACCGCGTTCCTCACCGAGGAGTGGCGACGCGGCGCGCTGTTCGGCCGCACGGCCGAGGAGGCGTTCTACGTCCGGTGCGACCGGAGCAACAACCCGCAGGAGTCGATCGACCTCGGTCAGGTCGTCTGCGAGATCGGGGTCGCCCCGGTGAAGCCCGCGGAGTTCGTGATCTTCCGGCTCTCGCAGTTCTCGGACAGCACCAGCCTCGTCGACGAGTGA
- a CDS encoding COG1470 family protein produces the protein MTVSPGATATTTLTVRNDGDIVEAYTLEVVGDCAAWSTVEPARVSLYPGTSETVTLTLAPPRSHEVRAGETPLAVRVLPAERPESAVVPEGTVTIEPFHELRAELEPRRRRGWLGARFRTAVQNKGNTPVDVALSGKQAGEDLRLAFAPDKKRLEPGESAEMALKVRARKVIWFGEPVTWPFEVEAVESGEPGAGETEGEQPVPPEPVAAEAVRPEPLPGEFAQLPVLPKWLLIVLAALLALLLAWFALVRPAVQSTAKQAVTDAAKEEAARAQEQGTNTPGGAENPAGGQGQGQGSGPDGPGGNGGGGNGGSGSGGSGPGGGGQQASETIDVQTGAGTEAVGTYKVPAGKVFGVTDIVVANFQGDEGIITISFGELKVTTIPLESFRNQDYHWATPIQVPENATITASVTCAKPGTPASGTQSSGCHQVLNFSGVLSDLAR, from the coding sequence GTGACGGTGTCGCCGGGCGCTACCGCGACGACGACCCTGACCGTGCGCAACGACGGCGATATCGTCGAGGCCTACACCCTTGAGGTGGTCGGCGACTGCGCCGCCTGGAGCACCGTCGAGCCGGCGCGCGTGTCGCTGTACCCGGGCACCTCCGAGACGGTGACCCTCACCCTCGCCCCGCCCCGCTCCCACGAGGTCCGGGCGGGCGAAACCCCCCTGGCCGTACGCGTACTGCCCGCGGAGCGTCCCGAGTCGGCGGTGGTTCCCGAGGGCACGGTGACCATCGAGCCGTTCCACGAGCTGCGCGCCGAGCTGGAACCGCGCCGCCGCCGGGGCTGGCTCGGCGCCCGCTTCCGTACCGCTGTGCAGAACAAGGGGAACACCCCGGTCGACGTGGCTCTCTCGGGCAAGCAGGCCGGAGAGGATCTGCGCCTCGCCTTCGCCCCGGACAAGAAGCGCCTGGAGCCCGGCGAGTCGGCGGAGATGGCCCTCAAGGTGCGGGCCCGGAAGGTGATCTGGTTCGGCGAGCCCGTCACCTGGCCGTTCGAGGTGGAGGCCGTCGAGAGCGGCGAGCCCGGGGCAGGGGAGACGGAGGGCGAGCAGCCGGTCCCGCCCGAGCCGGTGGCCGCGGAGGCCGTCCGGCCCGAGCCGCTGCCCGGGGAGTTCGCCCAGCTGCCGGTGCTGCCCAAGTGGCTGCTGATCGTGCTGGCCGCACTGCTGGCGCTGCTGCTCGCCTGGTTCGCCCTGGTCCGGCCCGCGGTGCAGAGCACGGCGAAGCAGGCGGTGACCGACGCGGCGAAGGAGGAGGCCGCCCGCGCACAGGAGCAGGGGACGAACACACCCGGGGGCGCGGAGAACCCGGCGGGCGGTCAAGGGCAGGGGCAGGGGTCGGGTCCTGACGGGCCGGGTGGCAACGGCGGGGGCGGCAACGGCGGCTCCGGGTCCGGCGGCTCCGGTCCGGGCGGGGGCGGTCAGCAGGCCTCCGAGACCATCGACGTGCAGACCGGGGCGGGGACCGAGGCGGTGGGGACCTACAAGGTTCCGGCCGGGAAGGTGTTCGGCGTCACCGACATCGTCGTGGCCAACTTCCAGGGCGACGAAGGGATCATCACCATCTCCTTCGGGGAACTCAAGGTCACGACCATCCCGCTGGAATCCTTCCGCAATCAGGACTACCACTGGGCCACCCCCATTCAGGTTCCGGAGAACGCCACCATCACCGCTTCCGTCACCTGCGCCAAGCCCGGCACTCCAGCATCCGGAACTCAGTCTTCCGGATGCCATCAAGTCCTCAATTTCAGCGGTGTACTGAGCGATCTCGCACGGTAG
- a CDS encoding helix-turn-helix transcriptional regulator, protein MSGAAERGQYRRPDASGRRAAAPGDIPGGRVSVAVYAEDLILQTGMIHQLRVRPEIELLPEAEADRAQVSLVVVDTVGESTVQLLHRLQRNTSTRTGLVVGFFESGALQTMIECGVAAVLRRGEADQDRLVHLVKAMANGEGVLPGDLLGKLLDHVSSLQRTVLDPRGLTLSTLTAREAEMIRLVSEGYDTTEIAQKTSYSERTVKNVLHEVATRLELRNRAHAVGYAMRHGLI, encoded by the coding sequence ATGAGCGGCGCGGCCGAACGCGGCCAGTACCGCAGGCCCGACGCATCGGGGCGACGCGCGGCCGCGCCGGGGGACATACCCGGGGGCAGGGTCTCCGTGGCGGTGTACGCGGAGGACCTGATCCTTCAGACCGGCATGATCCACCAACTGCGGGTGCGCCCCGAGATAGAGCTGCTGCCGGAGGCCGAGGCGGACCGGGCGCAGGTCTCCCTGGTCGTGGTGGACACGGTGGGCGAGTCCACCGTCCAGCTCCTGCACCGCCTCCAGCGCAACACCTCGACCCGCACCGGGCTCGTCGTCGGCTTCTTCGAGTCGGGCGCGCTCCAGACGATGATCGAGTGCGGGGTCGCCGCCGTCCTCCGGCGCGGGGAGGCCGACCAGGACCGGCTCGTCCACCTCGTGAAGGCCATGGCGAACGGCGAAGGCGTCCTGCCGGGCGATCTGCTCGGCAAGCTCCTCGACCACGTCAGCTCGCTCCAGCGGACGGTCCTCGACCCCCGGGGCCTCACCCTCTCCACCCTCACGGCACGGGAGGCGGAGATGATCCGGCTGGTGTCGGAGGGCTACGACACCACGGAGATCGCGCAGAAGACCTCGTACTCCGAACGCACCGTCAAGAACGTGCTGCACGAGGTCGCGACCCGCCTCGAACTGCGAAACCGGGCCCACGCGGTGGGTTACGCGATGCGGCATGGGCTGATCTGA